The Natrinema caseinilyticum genomic sequence AGATTGCCGCTGAGAGATTGCCACTCGCTGACGGGTGTCTCGTTCCCGTTTATCGTGGCGCGACTGCAGATACGACCTCTGGCTGTTCATGAGTTGTGATTGGAATTCGAAATGCCGTGCAAGACTAGCTACGAGTCCCAGATCTGCCATATGTCTGATTAGACTGTGAGAATTGTCGAGTATAGCTTTCAAAACAAATTCATCGCGCGTTCTAGCGGTGGGTGCGAAATGTGAGGGGAAATTGGCCTTACGCTTCTTAGGGAGAATTCGCCTAAGTCAGGAAGCCATAGTCTTGGTTGGACAGATGCGAACACTGACTCGCTCGTGGAGGCGGTACCGATGACGAGTAACTGGGTAATGACGGGGTTGTCTGCGGTCGTCATTCTGGTCGCGTCCGTCATTCACGGGATCGCTGGGTTCGGCTTCGCGCAGGTATCGATGGGTCTGATGCCGCTGTTCCGGTCGCCTTCGAGCGCCTCGATCATCTTCACGGCGACGGCGGTCGTGAGTAACGCCCGCGTCTGGTGGAGCGTCCGCGACGCGTTCGACTGGGAGAAGTGGATCGTCCCTGTCGGCGGCCTCGTCGTCGGGATGCCGCTTGGCATCTACGTGTTCAGCCAGTTCAACAAAGCACAGATGCGCGTCGCCATCGGCGCAGTTCTCGTGCTGGCGGTCATCATCGTCGGCGCGACCCAGCAACTCGATACCGTCACGGACTGGATCGAGGACAAGGACTACAGACCGGGGAAGATAGTTGGCGCGACGGCTGGTCTCCTCGCGGGGATTTTCGGCGGTGCCGTCGCCGTCCCCGGTCCGCCGATGATCGTCTACGGGGCGTTCATGTCTGCAAGCGGGTTCTGGAGCGACGAAGAGATGAAGGCTACGTTTACCGCGTTCTTCGGGACGCTCATGCTGTATCGTCTCGGGAGCCTCACGTACACAGGAGCAGTCACGACGCCGCTAATAATTGAGGCCGCCATCGCGATCCCGATGGTGTTCCTCGGTGCGTGGGTCGGCGTCTACATCTTCGATAACATCCCCGAGCGGATCTTCCAGTGGGTCGTGCTGACGCTGCTGACCGTGAACGCGTTCATTCTCCTGTTCACGGCGATTCCGGAGCTCTAACCACATCCAGCTGTCACCAGTTCGGGGAGGGGGTTCCGTCGCCTCGCCCTCATCGTCGATGGCTCTTTGCTGGTGTTGATGGCGATAACTATCTCGCAGTTCGGGGCTTTTCCGGAGCGTTCTCGGTCAACCGCTCGACAAACGCTTCGCGGTCGAGCCTGAGAAGGTTGAGGACCTCACGCAGGTCGTGCTCTCCTTCGAGCTGCCGTTCGTCTTCATTCTGCTTCTCTAGTTCACTCGTGCGGAGGGTCTCATGGGGTCGTTCGTCAACTGCACGAGCGTCTTTGCGGTCATCATTGTCGGTGCGACCCAGCAGCTCGAGATCTGCGGTAACAATTGCTAGTGTGCCTGATTCTGCTGCAAGTCGTCGCTCGGATAGATGCGATACGTCCGTCCTTGACGCTCGCGGTACAGTAAACCGCGCTTCTCGAGGGCGCTAACTGTTTGGCTCACCTTGCTCTTCGAAAAGTCCGAGCGATCCCGAAGTTCGATCTGTGTGATTCCAGGCGAGGAGAGGACTGGTTCGAGAATCCGGCTTTCATCGTCCGGCAAGAGATCAAGGACACGGGCTCGAGGCTGTTCTTCCGGATCCATCGCGCCATCCGATTGAACGTCACCTTCCGGCGAGCCGTTGACCTCCATGTTGGCCGCGCTTGGTGACTCGTTCAGCGGTTGGTCACTTGCATCAGCTACTGAGAGATCGTCACGGACGGCAAAATATAGCCCACCGACGATAGCGGCGACGAGCAGTGTCCCGAGGACGTACCAGAGCGGATTCGTCCCGTGGACCGCTCCCATCGATGTCCCCATCATCGATCCCATCTGGTCGAAGGCCCGCTGCTGCTGGTACGCTTGCCAGCTGAGCGCTCCACCGATGATAACGATGGCAGCGACGAGGAGCCCGACTACTGCATCGACTTGCCGTCGATTCATCCATTCCACCTCGATTTACCGGAGTACTTGTTCATACCTGAGAGTAAGCAAGACATCACTGTACCAGTTGTGATTGGTCGAAGCAAAAATCGAGGTCGCCTGGTACGATACCCGGTATCGCGATACAGAGTTCGACAGAATTCGAGGTCAACCGCCTCGGGGTCACGCCCCGAGGCTTGTCAGTGAATTCCCGTTCTCCCCGAGTAACTCGGTAGGCGTGTACTCGCCGTTCACGTTCAGCGTCCCCGACTTGAGGGCCAGGTGACTGGTAGTTCATCCATCGTGAGACGTCTGCCCGCGATAGATAGCCCGCGACAGACGGTCTACGACGTGATCGTGGTCCGGTAACTGTACTCCTGATCGTGGCGGTGCCGGTCAGTCGTATTCGAACACGCGAGCCATCCCCCGCTCAAGGTGGTAGACATTGTGGCAGTGGAACAGCCAGTCGCCGGGGTTGTCCGCCAGGAAGTCGAACGTCACCTGGTCGCCGTGAGGCGCGACGAGAACAGTGTCCTTGATCGCATCGCCGACCTGAAAGAAGTGACCGTGGAGGTGCATCGGGTGGATTGCCGGGCTGCGGTTTACCATCCGTACGCGGACGTGGTCGCCCTCACTGATTTCGAACGGGTCAGCGTCGGGATATATTTCGCCGTTGATGGTCCATGCGTCAGAATCGGCACCTCCCATCATCCCGCCCGACAACGTGAGGTCGAACGTTCGATCCGGGTCCCCGTCGAGAGCCAGCGGTTCAAGCGTCTCGAGATCCTCATACTCGAGTTCATTGCCGTCGAACTGCGGCCCTTCGGCGGACTCGTCCCCGGACGCGTCTTCATACCGCAGTCTCGCCTCCGCGGGATCCTCTTCGCCGACGACGGGTTCTGCGACGACAGCCCACTCGCCGGGGGAGTCGGCCTCAAGGATTGCGTCGTAGCGCTCGCCCATGCTCATCACGAACGAGTCCACATCGACGGGTTCGACCGGACGACCGTCGGCATGCGTGACCGTCAGCGAGTGGCCGCCGACGCCGACGCGATAGGTAGTGGCGCTGCTCGGGTTGATGAACCGCAGTCGAACGTGCTCGCCCTCCTCAACCTCGAACACCGGTGGATCCGATGGAAGGCGGCCGTTGACGAGCAGTCCCTCGTACGGCGGTCGCTGACTCATCATCTGACTTCCCGGTCCCATGCCGTCACCGGGTCCCATCCCATCGCCAGGTCTGCGGTCGCCGTCAGACCCACCGTTGCCGGGATCCATTCCATCGCTGTCACCACCATGACCCATTCCGTTACCTGGTCTGCGACCGCCGCCCCCTCTGTCGCCATCGCCGGGATCTGTCCTATTTCCGTCTCCGTCCGGTCCCCCGCCGGGGCCCATTTCATCACTCCCGCTCGGCGGAGCTTCGATCGAATCGAGTGTCGGCTCTTCCCCAAGGTGATCGTCGAGCTGCAGCGTGTACTCATGGTCGTACTCGACGTGCGGCGACTCCTCCTCGACGATCAGTGGTCCGTAGAGCCCCCTGTCGAGTTGCAACCCGACGTGGCTATGATAGACGTACGTCCCCGCCGGTGACGCCTCGTACTCATACTCGAACGTCTCCTCCGACGAGACGGGTTCTTGCGTGACGTCCGGAACGCCGTCCATCGGATTCGGCACGGGAACACCATGCCAGTGAATCGTCGTCTCCTCGGGCAACCCGTTCTCGAGCGAGACGCGAAGCGTCTCTCCCTCGCTCACGCGAAGTTCCGGCCCGGGGAACTGCTCCTCGTACAGCCACGTCTCGACGCTCTCGTCCGCTCCGATGTCGACTTCCTCGCTCGAGGCGGCCAGCGTTTCCTGCTGCGTGGCGCCGTCGTCCTCCTGTGCAGGCCGCTCAAGGGTCGCCGATCCGATTCCGCTCGCGAGTCCCGAAATTCCGACCAGCGTCGCGCCGCCGATGCGAACCACCTGTCGGCGCGGGACGGTTCGATTGTTGTCGGCCATCACAGAATCGCCCACAACTGCAGTGAAAAATGACGGGCATTTCAGTTCATGGCAGCCTCGATTGACGTCTGAGAAACGCAGCCTCGGCCCGGCCGAAAACTGCGTTCGAGCAGGCTGCCGGACCGTCACTCGAGCATTGCAATCAGCAGGACCGTCTCTGGTCGGGCGGCCTCGTGTTCGCTCGCCAATCCAACGTCGTGGAGGGCGTTCAACGCCTCGTCGGTGCTGTATCATTCATCGGCCGGCGGCCCGTCCGCACCGGTGCCGGGCAGTGCCCAGTTCACGACAGGCTCGGATTCGATATTGTAGAGCTTTCGAGCGGATTCCTCGCAATTGGGACCGACGACATGGTACGGATGACTGAAGTCGTGGCGAGTGACTACGAACTCGATCCGAAACCGGAGATCAACGTCCAGTTCTGAGCAGGTGGCGCTACCGACCCCGAGGTTCTCGAGGAGCAGGGCCAACAGGACTCCTTGCAGACCATCGAGGAGAGCCGTCGCCACTTAGATGCCGGCGCCGAGTTACTGATGCTCGAGGCCGAGGGCATCACTGAGGAGGTGACTGAGCGACGAACCGACGTCGCCTACCAGGTCGCGAACGAACCGGAATCGAGAATCTCGTGTTCGAGGTGCCGGGCCCCAAGATGTTCGAGTGAGACATCAAGAACTTCAGCTCTGAGATCAACCTGTTTGTGGACAACTCCCAGATCGTCGAACTGGAATGTATGCGCTCTGGCCGCTGGGGAAAGGCAACCACCTGGGGGCGGGCCGTTACCTGAAAGGGTAATGACTAGTTGCCAGACTCTATATTTGTCGGGCAACAGCAATCAGCACTCACTACGATAGTTTCGGTACGAACCTTCATTCTACACATTGTGTCAATCAGCAGAACGGGTTAGGTTACGTGACGTTCCGACCGGAGTCTCTTGTCGATTCGGTGTGACGGGAGACAAATTAATTGCTCTTAAAAATTTAAGGTCGTTCCCACTCTTCACTGTGGATTCCAAGATACAGTCGATTCTCGACTATGGACTATTCTTCGGAGACCGCACCTCTGGATATCGATCTCTGACGGTCACTGGTTCCCGTTGTTGATCGCTGCTAACTCATCTGAGAAAAGGAGAACACAGACACGGATGTCGTGTCGTCCTTATTCCACTCGATTCCCGCGCATCGGTCGAAATTGACCCTGCTTTCGAATAGTAAGAGAAAGTCGATTAAATGAGTTGAGCGTATCTCGAACCATGAGTACTACTACCACAAACCAAGACGTATACGAGATGGACTCGACTAGTCGTGTGATGTACCTCGATGCACTGGCACTCGCCGGAGCGGCGGCTGTGGTCTCTGCGGTCGTAATGCTCCTACTCGGCGTGTTCGGTGCGATCGGTGTCTATGAGGGCGCGGTCGAGATGATGGAACAGTGGCATCTGTTCTTCGAGCCGACCGTCGTCGGGACCGTTGCGGGTATGGTCGAGGCAGCGGTGATCAGCTTCGTCCTCGCGTACCCCTTCGCGTGGCTGTACAACGTCTTCGCGCGCTAGGGGAGACGGAGACACCCATGTACGTCACCGACAAAGCCAAAATCGTCATCGAAGCCACTCCCGAGGAAATCTGGGAGTACGTGACCGACCCAGTCCACTGGACGGCGTCGAATCCCGAGGAACACTACGGGCTCGAGTACGACACGCCTGACAATCGCCCACGCGAGGGCGCGACGTTTCACCAGCACGAAGAGGTCGCCGGCATATACGCCGACCTGCACGGTCGGTTCTCCTACATCGATTATCCGAACGTGGCGGTTTGGACGGGGATGGCGTACTATCCTTTCCTTCGCGGCCTCGTCACAGTTCGAATTCCCGAGGGCGGCACCATTCGGCTCGAAGAGACCGAGGATGGAACCCGGATGTCACACGCCGTCTGGATGGATTTCCCGAACAACCGTCGTGGTCGTTTCCTGAAGTGGTTGTTCACCACTTTCCTCGACGGGAAGGCGAAGCTTTACGACCACACCAACAAGGAACTCGTCTTCTTCAAAGAGCGGCTCGATTCCGACGCTACCACGCCGACGTCGTAATTGCCACTAATAGGTCGATCTCCCGATTGTGAACCGGAAGCTGATCGATGGATCGACAGAGAAGACGATTTTCAACGCCAGATCGAAGCAATCGGTAAATCCGTAGCAACCCATTGCTAGTCTATGGCGAATCACTCCGAACACGGGAGCCACAGTCCACCTGAGGGATATAATCCTAGTGGACACGCTACATTGGGCGGACTCTCGGTCGACGCAGATGGACTCCGCTTCGTCCCGACGGACACGCGCCTTACTCCAGGTGACCCGCTCAACTGGAGCTTCCAGGTCGTCACGTCGAATGGCAACATCGTGACCGAGTTCGACGAGGCTCACGGGCAGCGTGGCCACTTGATCGTCGTTCGTCGCGACCTGACTCGATTCCAGCATCTCCATCCGACGCTTGACGCCGATGGAACGTGGCGTGTTGAGGCGTTCTCCCTCCCTGATCCCGGTGTTTACCGAGCGTTCATCGACCTCGTAGTCGACGGTCGACCGACGACACTTGGATTTGACCTCTTCGTCTCGGGAGAAATGGAGGTTGCCCCGCGCTCAGATACGTCACGACGTGCGACGGCAGATGGATACGTCGTTGACCTCCAGACCAACGAGGTCCTCGCCGGTGAGCCGGTTGAGCTAGCGTTCGAAATCAGTCGTGATGGTGAGCCCGTGTCGCGTCTAGACCCGTATCTGGGAGCGCTCGGCCATCTCGTTACGCTCCGTGAAGGCGATCTCGCCTATCTGCACGTCCACCCCAAAGAGACGAGTCCCGACAGCGGGCGTGTCGAATTCGGCGCGCAGTTTCCTACGCCCGGGAGATACCGGCTGTTCCTTCAATCGAAACCGGACGGGACACTCATCACAACTCGGCACGATATTCGGATCGACCGCTGACGGTACGACGAACGACAATCCCCTAGAACCGTTCACCGAAGCCATTCGATCGGTTGCAGGACGGTTCTATCGTTCCCAGACATCACTCGCCAAGGTGACTTCTTAATATATACTCGTGAACTATTCTACAATATGGCATCACACGAGGTAACGCTGGAGAGCACCATCTGGGGCTTCACCGCGACCGGAAAACTCCACACGTTGAGTGTCTGGTTCATCTTGGCACTTCGATTGATGATGGGCATCGCCTTCTTCCAAAGCGGCCTCGACAAAGTCCTCTCCGGAAAATTCAGTGCCGGAGGGTATTTGACTGGAGCCGTCCCGAACAGCGGAAGTCCACTCGCAGATCTGTTCGTCGCAATAGGGAACACGCCATGGTTCGTCGACTTCGTGAACGTCGCTGTCCCGTGGGGGGAAGTGTTCATCGGGCTTGGACTACTATTCGGTGTACTCACTCGCCTCGCCGCGTTCTGGGGGGCGTTCATGATGCTTCTGTTTTATTTCGGGAACTGGGACGTTTCGCACGGCTACATCAACGGAGATTTTGCGTACATGCTCGTGTTCCTCTCTGTCGCCGCGTTCGGGGCAGGCCGAATACTCGGCCTGGACGCGTATATCGAACAGTACGAAATCCGCGGCGAACCACTCATCGAACGATACCCGTGGACGGGATACTTTCTTGGCTGATCTCGAGCACCGTTCGTAGCCACTTGGGGCAGATCAACAACGAACGAGGAAGCTGTGGCCAGCGGAGTCATCCGAGCAGTTCGTAGTCGTGATCAGGGATGTACCGCCGGAACAGCAGGCTGTTCGACAGCACTGACACGCTGGAGAACGCCATCGCGCCGGCGACGACGGGGCCGCCCGCGACGAGCCCCCACAGCGGGAGCAACTCGACGAATTCGGCGAGGGTGCCGGGGAAGAAGTACCAGATGACGCCCCAGAAGAGGGCGTTCACGATGACCGCGGGCACGAAGACGCCGAGATGCGGTCGGCGAGGTTCTGGATGTCAGGCCGGCGAGACTGCGCTTCCTTGACGGTCTGGATGATCTGCTGGAGGACAGTGTTTTTCCCGATCTTCGTCGCTTCGACGACGAGCACGCCGTTCTCATTGATCGTGGAGCCGACCACCTCGTCATCATCGCTCTTCTCGACGGGGTCAGACTCGCCGGTGACCATCGGCTCGTCGACAGCGCTCTGCCCATCGACGACGACGCCGTCGGTTGGAATCTGTTCGCCGGGTCGGACCTTCATCCGGTCACCAACCTCGACATCTTCGAGAGGAATTTCTTCCTCGTTACCCTCTTCGTCGATGACGGTAGCCGTCTCGGCCTCCATCTCCAGCAGTTTCCGAAGCGCCTCGTCGGCTTACCCCTTCGAACGGGCCTCGCCTCGAGGTCATTCCCGAGCGTGATGGACACGAGGATGAGCACTGCCGTATCGAAGTACAGTCCCCCGGCGATCACCTCGAGCAATACTGCGACGGAGTAGACGTACGCGGTGGTCGACCCCAGCGCGATGAGCACGTCCATGTTGGCGCGGCCGCTCTTGACGAGCGCCTTATAGGAGTTCTTGTGGAATGGCCAGCCGAGCACCAGCTGGACGGGCGTCGCCAATAGGAACTCGTCCCAACCGAATTCGATGCCGGAGGCCGTCTCCGGAAGAACGCTACCGCCGAGCAGGAACTTCTCGACGAGGAAGAACAGCAGGGGGCAGAAAGCGCTGCTCCGAACAAGGTCAACCGCAATTGTCGTCCGATCTCCTCTTGTCTGGCAGCCTCTTGGGCCTCACCTCCCGGCCCATCTTCGGTCTCAGCGTCCTCGTGGACGGGCGAATAGCCAGCGTCCTTGATGGCGTCGTAGAGGTCTGTGAGACCCGCCTCGGCTGGGTTGTACGTATCCGGCGTGACCGATGCAACCGCCGATCGTGAGGTGGAGTAAGCGAATGTAGATGGTGACGCTGACGTCACGGCACTCGTACAGGCTGTTGAGGACACTGGGTACACCGCCCATGCCTGAGAGAAACCAGAACATTCGTAGACGAACGCCATGCTCTTCTCCTCCAATTCTGTCTCCCCAACAGGCGGACTACGATCTGTCTCGAGTCGCCCAAGCTTCGTTGGCAGCTGCATCCTATTTCAGGTTCCAGCCCGTACCTACACTAATGATGGCGCAGCATTCGTGTTTCTATAGTTGCGATCTGCAGATGCATCGAGCCCTATTGAGCGACCTATTCCGGATCTATTAGAAGTAAGTAAAACCAATGGTAGTTATCGAGTCAGAAGCGTTATTCTTTGTTGGGTTTGGATTTCTAGTCGGCATTCTCTTCGGCTTCTTCGGACTGGGTGGGAGCTTCTTCGTCACCCCTGCACTCCTCGTGCTCGGGCACCCCACCGAAGCTGCTGTTGGCTCTGGTCTCGTATTTGTCTTCGGAACGTCCATCGCTGCGGCGGTTACCCACCGGTCAGCTGGACACATCAACTACACTCTCGGAACGCTTCTCATCGTCGGGATGGCAGTTGGCATTGAGGCCGGCAGGCGAGTGCTGTTCTGGCTCGCCAGGAGAGGGATATCGGATCTCGTCATTAGCATTGCCTACGTTGTTCTGTTGGCAGTAGTTGGTGTCCTCATTCTCCGTCGAGTTCACACTGACCTCACCGCGATTTCCGGTGAACGACGCGGTCAACCAGCTTTCGAGCAGTTTCCCCTTACCCAATTCCCACCGGCAATCAAGGTGCATCCTGGTGTGCAGGTGTCCGTTTGGCTCATCCTCTTCGTCGGTGTCGCTATCGGAACTCTGTCTGGATTCCTCGGGGTTGGAGGTGGCTTCCTGATGGTCCCCAGTCTCGTCTATGGAGTAGGAATCGCGAAAACGATAGCCGTCGGCACCGATATCTTTCAAATCGCAGGGTCGAGCGCGTTCGGATCGGTTCGCTACTTTCAGGAAGGAGCCGTCCATTTCTCGGTCGTACTCCCACTGCTCGGTGGGAGTGTCTTTGGATCCT encodes the following:
- a CDS encoding helix-turn-helix transcriptional regulator; translation: MNRRQVDAVVGLLVAAIVIIGGALSWQAYQQQRAFDQMGSMMGTSMGAVHGTNPLWYVLGTLLVAAIVGGLYFAVRDDLSVADASDQPLNESPSAANMEVNGSPEGDVQSDGAMDPEEQPRARVLDLLPDDESRILEPVLSSPGITQIELRDRSDFSKSKVSQTVSALEKRGLLYRERQGRTYRIYPSDDLQQNQAH
- a CDS encoding sulfite exporter TauE/SafE family protein, yielding MVVIESEALFFVGFGFLVGILFGFFGLGGSFFVTPALLVLGHPTEAAVGSGLVFVFGTSIAAAVTHRSAGHINYTLGTLLIVGMAVGIEAGRRVLFWLARRGISDLVISIAYVVLLAVVGVLILRRVHTDLTAISGERRGQPAFEQFPLTQFPPAIKVHPGVQVSVWLILFVGVAIGTLSGFLGVGGGFLMVPSLVYGVGIAKTIAVGTDIFQIAGSSAFGSVRYFQEGAVHFSVVLPLLGGSVFGSFVGSRLTDIVDESALMSYFAVMLLLDSIAVASKTISHAYDIRILHYLSITILFGTAFVLAAIIVYRGGRTAYRDLGG
- a CDS encoding multicopper oxidase family protein; protein product: MADNNRTVPRRQVVRIGGATLVGISGLASGIGSATLERPAQEDDGATQQETLAASSEEVDIGADESVETWLYEEQFPGPELRVSEGETLRVSLENGLPEETTIHWHGVPVPNPMDGVPDVTQEPVSSEETFEYEYEASPAGTYVYHSHVGLQLDRGLYGPLIVEEESPHVEYDHEYTLQLDDHLGEEPTLDSIEAPPSGSDEMGPGGGPDGDGNRTDPGDGDRGGGGRRPGNGMGHGGDSDGMDPGNGGSDGDRRPGDGMGPGDGMGPGSQMMSQRPPYEGLLVNGRLPSDPPVFEVEEGEHVRLRFINPSSATTYRVGVGGHSLTVTHADGRPVEPVDVDSFVMSMGERYDAILEADSPGEWAVVAEPVVGEEDPAEARLRYEDASGDESAEGPQFDGNELEYEDLETLEPLALDGDPDRTFDLTLSGGMMGGADSDAWTINGEIYPDADPFEISEGDHVRVRMVNRSPAIHPMHLHGHFFQVGDAIKDTVLVAPHGDQVTFDFLADNPGDWLFHCHNVYHLERGMARVFEYD
- a CDS encoding sulfite exporter TauE/SafE family protein, which codes for MTGLSAVVILVASVIHGIAGFGFAQVSMGLMPLFRSPSSASIIFTATAVVSNARVWWSVRDAFDWEKWIVPVGGLVVGMPLGIYVFSQFNKAQMRVAIGAVLVLAVIIVGATQQLDTVTDWIEDKDYRPGKIVGATAGLLAGIFGGAVAVPGPPMIVYGAFMSASGFWSDEEMKATFTAFFGTLMLYRLGSLTYTGAVTTPLIIEAAIAIPMVFLGAWVGVYIFDNIPERIFQWVVLTLLTVNAFILLFTAIPEL
- a CDS encoding FixH family protein: MANHSEHGSHSPPEGYNPSGHATLGGLSVDADGLRFVPTDTRLTPGDPLNWSFQVVTSNGNIVTEFDEAHGQRGHLIVVRRDLTRFQHLHPTLDADGTWRVEAFSLPDPGVYRAFIDLVVDGRPTTLGFDLFVSGEMEVAPRSDTSRRATADGYVVDLQTNEVLAGEPVELAFEISRDGEPVSRLDPYLGALGHLVTLREGDLAYLHVHPKETSPDSGRVEFGAQFPTPGRYRLFLQSKPDGTLITTRHDIRIDR
- a CDS encoding SRPBCC family protein, with amino-acid sequence MYVTDKAKIVIEATPEEIWEYVTDPVHWTASNPEEHYGLEYDTPDNRPREGATFHQHEEVAGIYADLHGRFSYIDYPNVAVWTGMAYYPFLRGLVTVRIPEGGTIRLEETEDGTRMSHAVWMDFPNNRRGRFLKWLFTTFLDGKAKLYDHTNKELVFFKERLDSDATTPTS
- a CDS encoding DoxX family protein; the encoded protein is MASHEVTLESTIWGFTATGKLHTLSVWFILALRLMMGIAFFQSGLDKVLSGKFSAGGYLTGAVPNSGSPLADLFVAIGNTPWFVDFVNVAVPWGEVFIGLGLLFGVLTRLAAFWGAFMMLLFYFGNWDVSHGYINGDFAYMLVFLSVAAFGAGRILGLDAYIEQYEIRGEPLIERYPWTGYFLG